A portion of the Gossypium arboreum isolate Shixiya-1 chromosome 8, ASM2569848v2, whole genome shotgun sequence genome contains these proteins:
- the LOC108470160 gene encoding uncharacterized protein LOC108470160, producing the protein MLSIEHPSSDPSCSPQFTGSDDEVDLLKHPALDHHHHKNPLPNFSIRDYVFNGRSKDINRNWPFSSESLQLVLKHGMKDPLPPFQHLDIVRNQPEETHVVETNPTEKQRSTHHGILDSYDIDSVLVDKQSISVEEGSSAQVKAVVALKSQKTEKTTKPSGKKCRLIVKFGGHSDCSSTEDIASNCSVVSESMGSKVCPVCKSFSSSSNTTLNAHIDQCLSVESTSKWTVDSKLTRHKIKPRKTKLLVDIYATAKSYTLEELDRRNGRSWALASNISDFEGLEMCDEGKKKRTNSQNNGEGTVDLGAVYVDANGTKLRILSKVNDVPVLVPLPPVSKHGDDLGPSYKSLKIGKGSKKKRCHALKHHKYLKHAPQCRKNCSHKTPPSMIVGGREGYREEEDSCKSVEPCVLKQIKSNDTRNFKERVCYKQEGLSRKPNNQEKNGDLRFQSDQSHEGGRVVERNCVRKLKHSSKNPFSSPRKCARIEKPVYEAPVICRKERSLGMKRVRSALFQASMQNKVEKSLHQREQNAKQSISEDRPCLDDDHTMRSLNSNENCTSSLSEMMVDIDANSNPDSPIADITTTISHQFSAPKCFSFSLQKKKMSASSRSSMVESGSNLVTKHSTSENRLHFMAEIDEAIARDYEADQECKLVHDDAKNQREGNEITEELPSEPHSYYHDETENMYSSTGGSEDILDKLDGLESVEETITSLTQSLGTKPGKLSNIPKNISDSFQTNGDYTGPLCGGEGLVFPTELNLVDKPNMFCAEVGLNIIGQAANVGELDSDVAQSKSFLEVDPILIPGPPGSFLPSPRDMGSDDFQGNASTANQIRSFRDQLDLVDGDSSDSPLSVLSTISNSMEARFDLKYEEPLAFLGAPAAMEKDRSGYSTAKSDPLVENGVAVEHTSPGQEKTFEGEKFRVPLISIEKKPFFSKNDDQPCCCQTKERSFQGFALNYHESQLLRRRTMASVMVPAIRMQNGANPGFGPNNLAARPETFSLTSNAELGSEQMVLPVMKPPLGPIPFKGCPDGGVKLSGHDVCDSASPSSSNPVLRLMGKNLMVVNKEEEASMPLCQGQPCSRSDNRDQDEMPFHHAMSPCSMIFNQNPNDLVEQTFDAYSTNGYRNRATLATPPQTTPQLPVGLFLDEHRHHSFSTSMEPYKLLPTARYNMEKVSTLDCKDRSEESVVCSKEVIVIDDDPKNESNKTTDIAKRSEVSRDTHGISKPLVRNHSITNHRYPVVIQNNNFHGITSSSFMGTSHFRYYAPNLS; encoded by the exons ATGTTATCCATTGAACACCCTTCATCAGATCCTTCATGTTCTCCCCAATTCACTGGTAGTGACGATGAGGTAGATCTGCTGAAGCATCCAGCTCTTGATCATCATCATCATAAGAACCCACTCCCCAATTTCTCCATAAG AGATTACGTGTTCAATGGCCGGAGCAAGGATATCAACAGGAATTGGCCTTTTTCTTCAGAAAGTTTACAACTTGTTTTGAAACATGGCATGAAGGATCCATTGCCACCATTTCAGCATCTTGATATTGTGAGAAACCAACCCGAAGAGACTCATGTGGTCGAAACCAATCCAACTGAGAAGCAAAGATCAACCCATCATGGGATACTAGATTCATATGATATAGACTCGGTTCTCGTTGACAAGCAATCCAtttcagtggaagaaggatcatcAGCCCAAGTTAAAGCTGTTGTTGCTTTGAAGTCTCAAAAGACTGAAAAAACAACTAAACCATCAGGCAAGAAGTGCAGGTTGATAGTGAAATTTGGTGGTCATTCTGATTGTAGCTCTACCGAAGATATTGCTTCAAATTGTTCCGTGGTATCGGAATCAATGGGTTCGAAAGTTTGCCCTGTTTGTaaatcattttcttcttcttctaatACCACCTTGAATGCTCATATAGACCAGTGCCTTTCTGTCGAGTCAACTTCCAAATGGACAGTGGATTCTAAACTTACAAGGCATAAAATTAAACCAAGGAAAACAAAACTGTTGGTAGATATATATGCTACTGCTAAATCCTACACATTAGAAGAGCTTGATAGGAGGAATGGTAGAAGCTGGGCCCTTGCTTCAAACATCTCTGACTTTGAAGGACTTGAAATGTGTGAtgaagggaaaaagaaaagaacaaattCCCAAAATAATGGTGAGGGTACTGTCGATTTAGGTGCTGTTTATGTGGATGCTAATGGTACCAAGCTTCGGATTTTATCGAAAGTTAACGATGTGCCAGTGCTGGTTCCATTGCCACCAGTGTCAAAACATGGTGATGATCTTGGACCATCTTACAAATCTTTGAAAATAGGTAAAGGAAGCAAAAAGAAAAGGTGCCATGCCCTAAAACATCACAAGTATCTCAAACATGCTCCTCAATGCAGAAAAAATTGCTCTCATAAGACCCCTCCTTCAATG ATAGTTGGAGGTCGAGAAGGATATCGTGAAGAAGAAGACAGTTGCAAGAGTGTGGAACCGTGTGTGTTGAAGCAAATCAAATCCAATGATACTAGAAACTTTAAGGAAAGGGTGTGCTATAAACAAGAAGGTCTTTCAAGGAAGCCTAATAATCAAGAGAAAAATGGGGACTTGCGGTTTCAGAGTGATCAATCTCATGAAGGTGGTCGTGTTGTGGAGAGAAATTGTGTTCGCAAGTTAAAACATTCTTCTAAAAACCCGTTTTCTTCTCCTAGGAAATGTGCGAGGATAGAAAAGCCTGTTTATGAAGCACCGGTTATCTGTAGAAAGGAGCGTTCTTTGGGAATGAAGAGAGTAAGGAGTGCCTTGTTTCAAGCCAGCATGCAAAACAAGGTGGAGAAGTCGCTTCACCAACGTGAGCAAAATGCAAAACAGTCAATCAGCGAAGACCGTCCCTGTCTAGATGATGACCATACAATGAGATCTTTGAACTCTAATGAAAATTGCACATCTTCGTTGAGTGAAATGATGGTTGATATTGATGCAAATAGTAATCCTGATTCGCCTATCGCTGATATTACAACAACTATTAGTCATCAGTTTTCCGCACCCAAATGCTTCAGCTTTTCCTTGCAAAAGAAAAAGATGTCTGCTAGCAGCAGGTCATCAATGGTTGAATCTGGTTCTAACTTGGTTACGAAACATTCAACAAGCGAGAATCGACTTCATTTTATGGCAGAAATAGATGAGGCAATAGCTCGGGATTATGAGGCAGATCAAGAATGTAAATTGGTGCATGATGATGCTAAAAATCAACGTGAGGGGAACGAGATTACTGAAGAACTACCATCGGAACCTCACTCTTATTATCATGATGAGACAGAGAACATGTATTCTTCTACTGGAGGCAGTGAGGATATTCTGGATAAACTTGATGGTTTGGAATCTGTTGAGGAGACGATTACTAGTTTGACTCAGTCACTGGGAACCAAGCCTGGCAAACTGAGTAATATTCCCAAGAATATATCCGATTCTTTTCAAACTAATGGAGATTACACTGGCCCTTTGTGTGGGGGTGAAGGACTAGTATTTCCTACTGAGCTAAATCTTGTTGATAAACCAAATATGTTTTGTGCTGAAGTTGGTCTCAATATAATTGGACAAGCTGCTAATGTAGGAGAATTAGATTCTGATGTGGCACAAAGCAAGTCATTTCTTGAGGTTGATCCAATACTTATTCCTGGTCCGCCAGGATCGTTTTTGCCAAGTCCTAGAGATATGGGCTCTGATGATTTTCAAGGAAATGCATCAACAGCCAACCAGATTCGATCCTTTCGAGATCAGCTTGATTTGGTAGATGGGGACTCATCAGATTCACCCCTATCCGTATTGTCAACGATCTCTAATTCTATGGAAGCCAGGTTTGATTTGAAGTATGAAGAACCATTAGCATTTCTTGGTGCTCCTGCAGCTATGGAAAAGGATAGATCTGGCTACTCTACTGCCAAGTCTGACCCCTTAGTTGAGAATGGTGTTGCTGTGGAACATACAAGCCCGGGACAGGAAAAAACTTTTGAAGGAGAGAAATTTCGGGTCCCTCTAATATCTATTGAAAAGAAGCCTTTCTTTTCCAAAAATGATGATCAACCATGCTGTTGCCAAACAAAAGAGAGATCCTTCCAAGGTTTTGCCCTAAATTATCATGAGTCACAGCTACTAAGGCGACGAACAATGGCTTCGGTTATGGTGCCTGCCATCAGAATGCAAAATGGTGCCAATCCAGGTTTCGGTCCTAATAATTTGGCGGCAAGACCAGAAACATTTTCACTGACAAGTAATGCAGAACTAGGATCTGAACAAATGGTTCTCCCTGTCATGAAACCTCCTTTAGGTCCCATCCCTTTTAAAGGATGCCCCGATGGTGGTGTCAAGCTTTCTGGTCACGATGTATGTGATTCTGCGAGTCCATCCTCATCTAATCCCGTTCTCAGGCTAATGGGGAAGAACTTAATGGTGGTTAACAAGGAGGAAGAAGCATCTATGCCACTTTGTCAAGGCCAGCCATGTTCCCGGAGTGATAATCGGGATCAAGACGAGATGCCCTTCCATCATGCAATGTCTCCATGTTCTATGATCTTCAATCAGAATCCAAATGATTTGGTGGAGCAAACTTTTGACGCCTACTCGACGAATGGCTATAGAAACCGTGCCACTCTCGCAACCCCACCACAAACAACTCCGCAACTTCCTGTTGGCTTGTTCCTCGACGAACATAGGCATCACAGTTTCTCTACCTCTATGGAGCCATACAAGCTACTTCCAACTGCAAGATACAATATGGAGAAAGTTTCAACTCTAGACTGCAAAGATAGGAGTGAGGAATCTGTTGTTTGCAGTAAAGAAGTCATTGTCATCGATGATGATCCCAAAAATGAATCGAACAAGACAACTGACATTGCCAAACGGTCTGAAGTCTCGAGGGACACACATGGCATATCAAAGCCATTAGTTCGAAATCATAGTATTACAAACCACAGGTATCCAGTAGTGATACAAAATAACAACTTCCATGGAATCACTTCAAGTTCTTTCATGGGAACAAGTCATTTCAGATACTATGCTCCCAATTTGTCTTAG